The Nocardioides salarius genome includes a region encoding these proteins:
- a CDS encoding M24 family metallopeptidase, with product MAGRPLPAPGHMGVDYERRVDFDRLRDYRLGRAKAALESSECGAFLLFDFYNIRYTTQTWIGGALGDKMIRYALLARDKEPVLWDFGSAVKHHQQHSRWVPKENYRAGFLGFRGAVAPSVGLMQSAVSEIKSLLVEAGVADLPVGMDIVEPPFLFEMERQGLRVVDAQQLMLDARCIKSHDEIVLLNQAAAMVDGVYQDITEALKPGVRENEIVALANKRLYEMGSDQVEAVNAISGERCNPHPHNFTDRLIRPGDQAFFDIIHSFNGYRTCYYRTFAVGSSTPSQRDAYTQAREWMDRGIDGIKAGVGTDEVAALLPKAEEFGFDSEMEAFGLQFAHGLGLGLHERPIISRLNSMKEPVELQVGMVFALETYCPASDGYSAARIEEEIVITEDGPQVLTLFPADELFVTNPY from the coding sequence GTGGCGGGTCGACCGCTGCCGGCGCCCGGTCACATGGGCGTCGACTACGAGCGGCGCGTGGACTTCGACCGGCTGCGCGACTACCGCCTGGGCCGGGCCAAGGCGGCGCTCGAGAGCAGCGAGTGCGGGGCGTTCCTGCTCTTCGACTTCTACAACATCCGCTACACCACGCAGACGTGGATCGGCGGTGCGCTGGGCGACAAGATGATCCGCTACGCGCTCCTGGCCCGCGACAAGGAGCCGGTGCTGTGGGACTTCGGCTCCGCGGTCAAGCACCACCAGCAGCACTCGCGCTGGGTGCCGAAGGAGAACTACCGCGCCGGCTTCCTGGGCTTCCGCGGCGCGGTGGCCCCGTCGGTCGGGCTGATGCAGAGCGCGGTCTCCGAGATCAAGTCGCTGCTGGTCGAGGCGGGGGTGGCCGACCTGCCGGTCGGCATGGACATCGTCGAGCCCCCGTTCCTCTTCGAGATGGAGCGCCAGGGCCTGCGCGTCGTCGACGCCCAGCAGCTGATGCTCGACGCGCGGTGCATCAAGTCGCACGACGAGATCGTCCTGCTCAACCAGGCGGCGGCGATGGTCGACGGCGTCTACCAGGACATCACCGAGGCGCTCAAGCCCGGCGTGCGCGAGAACGAGATCGTGGCGCTGGCCAACAAGCGGCTCTACGAGATGGGCTCCGACCAGGTCGAGGCCGTCAACGCGATCTCGGGCGAGCGCTGCAACCCGCACCCGCACAACTTCACCGACCGGCTGATCCGCCCGGGCGACCAGGCGTTCTTCGACATCATCCACTCCTTCAACGGCTACCGGACCTGCTACTACCGCACGTTCGCCGTCGGCAGCTCGACCCCGTCCCAGCGCGACGCCTACACCCAGGCGCGCGAGTGGATGGACCGCGGCATCGACGGCATCAAGGCCGGGGTCGGCACCGACGAGGTCGCCGCGCTGCTGCCGAAGGCCGAGGAGTTCGGCTTCGACAGCGAGATGGAGGCCTTCGGGCTGCAGTTCGCCCACGGCCTGGGCCTGGGGCTGCACGAGCGCCCGATCATCTCCCGCCTCAACTCCATGAAGGAGCCGGTCGAGCTGCAGGTGGGGATGGTCTTCGCGCTGGAGACCTACTGCCCGGCCTCCGACGGCTACTCCGCGGCCCGCATCGAGGAGGAGATCGTCATCACCGAGGACGGCCCCCAGGTGCTCACGCTCTTCCCGGCCGACGAGCTCTTCGTCACCAACCCCTACTGA
- a CDS encoding NAD(P)-dependent oxidoreductase — MDTTDAPTPGTLRIGWIGAGRMGAAMATRLARAGEDVTVWNRTRSKAEALTDVGCSVADTIADLRGHDVVFTMVSTPADLEQVLVGEGGLLADPDHVPSVVVDCSTVSTESSAAMREACTERGVDFLASPVSGNGKVVTSGGLSLVVSGPEETYLRVAPLLEHLGKGATYVGEGDVARLAKICHNLMLGVVTQCLAEITVLAEKGGMPRAAFLEFLNNSVMGSVFTRYKSPAFVNLDYTPTFTPVLLRKDFDLGFAAAHDLDVPMPVAAATAAAVQASVSSGRLSEDFAILLDLQAAASGISLKPEDVVVDDGLGG; from the coding sequence ATGGACACCACCGACGCACCCACCCCCGGCACCTTGCGGATCGGCTGGATCGGAGCCGGCCGGATGGGCGCTGCCATGGCCACCCGCCTGGCCCGGGCCGGCGAGGACGTCACCGTCTGGAACCGCACCCGCTCCAAGGCCGAGGCGCTGACCGACGTCGGCTGCTCGGTCGCCGACACCATCGCCGACCTGCGCGGCCACGACGTCGTCTTCACGATGGTCTCCACGCCCGCCGACCTCGAGCAGGTGCTCGTCGGCGAGGGCGGACTGCTGGCCGACCCCGACCACGTGCCCTCGGTGGTCGTCGACTGCTCGACGGTCTCGACGGAGTCGTCGGCGGCGATGCGCGAGGCCTGCACCGAGCGCGGCGTGGACTTCCTCGCCTCGCCCGTCAGCGGCAACGGCAAGGTCGTCACCTCCGGTGGGCTCAGCCTGGTCGTCTCCGGACCCGAGGAGACCTACCTGCGCGTCGCGCCGCTGCTCGAGCACCTGGGCAAGGGAGCGACGTACGTCGGCGAGGGCGACGTGGCCCGGCTGGCCAAGATCTGCCACAACCTGATGCTCGGCGTGGTCACCCAGTGCCTGGCCGAGATCACGGTGCTGGCCGAGAAGGGCGGGATGCCGCGCGCGGCCTTCCTGGAGTTCCTCAACAACTCGGTGATGGGCTCGGTCTTCACCCGCTACAAGTCCCCGGCCTTCGTCAACCTCGACTACACCCCGACCTTCACGCCGGTGCTGCTGCGCAAGGACTTCGACCTCGGCTTCGCCGCGGCCCACGACCTCGACGTGCCGATGCCGGTGGCCGCGGCCACCGCGGCGGCCGTGCAGGCCAGCGTCAGCAGCGGGCGGCTCTCCGAGGACTTCGCGATCCTGCTCGACCTGCAGGCCGCCGCGTCGGGGATCAGCCTCAAGCCCGAGGACGTCGTCGTCGACGACGGCCTGGGCGGGTGA